Proteins encoded by one window of Ignavibacteriota bacterium:
- a CDS encoding LysE family transporter — MVTAIIVGAVIGFILAMPPGPIAMANIRLGLEKSRKDCAEFAIGTASMDMIYCIVAIFAASAIHSAVDSYLVENPIVSIAFQSIIVAGLIYFGFTQFRANRVSEIEFQENPQVSSSKFIQNLKNKGPLFLGVALALTNLANPTFVPSLTIMSAWVHKIGLFPNSFNENIIFSIGFGLGNFLWLYVLSLIVIRNRHKLSNSSILRIKQFAGVTFIGFGGFIGYRLFMFTNWAQIFKYALIF, encoded by the coding sequence ATGGTCACAGCGATAATAGTAGGTGCCGTAATTGGCTTCATCTTAGCCATGCCGCCGGGACCAATAGCGATGGCGAATATCCGGCTTGGTTTGGAAAAAAGCAGGAAAGATTGTGCTGAGTTTGCAATTGGCACAGCAAGTATGGATATGATTTATTGCATAGTAGCAATTTTTGCTGCATCAGCAATTCATAGTGCTGTAGATAGTTATCTTGTAGAAAATCCGATAGTATCTATTGCATTTCAATCCATAATTGTAGCAGGCTTAATTTATTTCGGATTTACTCAGTTTCGAGCCAATAGAGTTTCGGAAATAGAATTCCAAGAAAACCCTCAGGTATCTTCCTCAAAATTTATCCAAAATTTAAAGAATAAGGGTCCTCTGTTTTTAGGAGTTGCTCTCGCTCTCACTAATCTTGCAAATCCTACATTTGTACCATCACTGACTATTATGTCGGCTTGGGTACATAAAATAGGTCTTTTTCCAAATTCATTTAATGAGAATATAATATTTTCGATTGGCTTTGGATTAGGTAATTTCCTTTGGCTTTATGTGCTATCTTTGATTGTTATTAGAAATCGTCATAAACTTTCAAATTCATCTATTCTACGCATTAAACAATTTGCAGGTGTTACTTTTATAGGCTTTGGTGGATTTATTGGCTATCGTTTGTTTATGTTTACTAACTGGGCACAGATATTTAAATATGCACTAATTTTTTAA